In the Thermococcus sp. MAR1 genome, one interval contains:
- a CDS encoding TRAP transporter fused permease subunit codes for MGENLEKIEKKIKLETTRTLPPKLNKVVSSASILIGIFEILFIFNFMFLLYSIFDKLGITIEFLKLDFQDQQVMAFVLAMIFIITFLRYPVMKKQKYLDKVMILDYILIIVGVVAALYKFWRWPTYMVYYDVNQTDVIFGVLAIILVLEATRRAIGWILPTIVAVFLLYGIRDAGFNWTRIIQYLYLDQGIFGIPFYVMTIYVFAFVFFGAFLLRIGVSDYITEFMISVFGTRPGGPAKAAVISSGMMGTVSGSSVANVLTTGTFTIPLMKKAGYPPEIAGAVEPVASTGGQLMPPVMGAAAFIMAQFLGVPYNKLIIAAVLPALIYYAGVYLFIDLETKRLGLKGMPREHFKPLSYFLKKIYILLPIVVITVALVWGIAPHIAAVSSLGIAIWVAWISKDEIPGHEHFYVALALLTTLLMFTSREIAKPVGAVLFILLAVLVGAALFTDKVEFNEKFYISFLFITMTILGKALYMRKEEILLMSGTFGIIFSLIVGYRSKTEGGKKMYSATYESMIDAGKTSTTVMLAAASAGLIQGVLTMTGLVTALGYKLVDLAGGNLLLLLIMAMIFSLILGMGVPTTANYVITSLVAAPAVYTAVAGNPIYDAPVPGYSTAIALLAAHFFVFYFGILADLTPPVALAAYAGSALAGGDFWKTAINSVKYALAGYIGPYIYFTHPEMFLITVQDWTPEVALRVFYYLLATILIMYMMAIAITGHFKSLKVPMVMRAVLVIVGLIAASLHIIPVGIELAFLLGLIFYEKKGGAS; via the coding sequence ATGGGGGAGAACCTTGAAAAGATCGAGAAGAAGATAAAGCTCGAAACGACTAGAACCCTTCCTCCGAAACTGAACAAGGTAGTGAGCTCGGCATCGATACTGATTGGTATATTCGAGATACTCTTTATCTTCAACTTCATGTTCCTGCTCTACTCGATTTTTGACAAGCTCGGAATAACCATTGAATTCCTCAAACTGGACTTCCAGGACCAGCAGGTCATGGCCTTTGTCCTAGCGATGATATTCATAATAACTTTCCTCAGGTATCCAGTCATGAAAAAGCAAAAGTACCTCGACAAAGTGATGATCCTCGACTATATCTTAATAATCGTCGGTGTGGTCGCCGCCCTCTACAAGTTCTGGCGCTGGCCAACGTATATGGTTTACTATGACGTCAACCAGACAGATGTCATCTTTGGAGTACTCGCCATAATCCTGGTTCTCGAAGCCACTAGGAGGGCCATAGGGTGGATTCTGCCGACGATAGTGGCTGTGTTCCTCCTTTACGGAATCAGAGATGCTGGCTTCAACTGGACCAGGATAATTCAGTACCTCTACCTAGACCAGGGAATATTTGGAATCCCCTTCTATGTCATGACGATATACGTCTTCGCCTTCGTTTTCTTCGGGGCGTTTCTCCTTAGGATAGGCGTCAGCGATTACATAACTGAGTTCATGATAAGCGTCTTTGGAACCCGGCCCGGCGGACCTGCAAAGGCTGCCGTCATATCGAGCGGTATGATGGGAACGGTGAGCGGTTCAAGCGTTGCAAATGTCCTCACCACAGGAACATTCACCATTCCACTGATGAAGAAAGCCGGGTATCCTCCAGAGATAGCGGGGGCGGTTGAGCCGGTTGCCTCAACGGGAGGTCAGCTCATGCCACCGGTGATGGGTGCAGCGGCCTTCATTATGGCACAGTTCCTGGGGGTTCCATACAACAAGCTCATCATAGCAGCGGTTCTCCCGGCCCTGATATACTACGCTGGAGTGTATCTCTTCATAGACCTAGAAACCAAGCGTCTTGGCCTCAAGGGAATGCCAAGGGAGCACTTTAAACCGCTGAGCTACTTCCTGAAGAAGATTTACATACTGCTCCCGATAGTCGTTATCACAGTGGCCCTTGTATGGGGCATAGCACCACACATTGCTGCAGTATCGTCCTTGGGAATAGCAATCTGGGTAGCGTGGATATCCAAGGACGAGATACCCGGACACGAGCACTTTTACGTCGCGCTGGCATTGCTGACGACACTCCTGATGTTCACCAGCAGGGAAATAGCAAAGCCCGTTGGGGCAGTTCTCTTCATCCTCTTGGCGGTGCTGGTGGGCGCTGCCCTCTTCACCGACAAGGTCGAGTTCAACGAGAAATTTTACATAAGCTTCCTCTTCATAACCATGACAATACTCGGAAAGGCCCTCTACATGAGAAAGGAGGAAATCCTTCTGATGAGCGGAACCTTTGGCATAATATTCTCCCTCATAGTCGGCTACAGGTCAAAGACGGAAGGTGGAAAGAAGATGTACAGTGCAACCTATGAATCAATGATAGACGCGGGTAAAACAAGCACTACGGTCATGCTGGCAGCCGCTTCTGCGGGCCTCATCCAGGGAGTGCTCACGATGACAGGACTTGTCACGGCCCTCGGTTACAAGCTCGTTGACCTCGCCGGAGGAAACCTGCTCCTACTCCTTATAATGGCCATGATATTCAGCCTTATCCTCGGTATGGGTGTTCCAACGACGGCCAACTACGTTATAACCTCACTGGTTGCCGCTCCAGCTGTATATACGGCTGTTGCGGGCAATCCAATATACGATGCCCCAGTTCCTGGTTACAGCACTGCTATAGCTCTCCTGGCGGCACACTTCTTCGTGTTCTACTTTGGAATACTGGCAGACCTAACGCCTCCAGTGGCTTTGGCAGCTTACGCTGGCTCTGCTCTGGCAGGGGGAGACTTCTGGAAGACGGCAATTAACTCGGTGAAATACGCTTTGGCTGGATACATAGGACCCTACATATACTTCACCCACCCGGAGATGTTCCTGATAACCGTGCAAGACTGGACGCCGGAAGTAGCCCTGAGGGTGTTCTACTACCTGCTGGCGACGATACTGATAATGTACATGATGGCAATAGCGATTACGGGCCACTTCAAGTCCCTCAAGGTACCAATGGTCATGAGAGCGGTTCTAGTGATCGTTGGCCTGATAGCAGCATCACTCCACATAATACCCGTCGGAATAGAACTGGCCTTCCTGCTAGGTCTGATCTTCTACGAGAAAAAGGGCGGAGCTTCTTAA
- a CDS encoding D-aminoacyl-tRNA deacylase, with translation MRVIMTTKIDLASMNIKERLVENFGFTETDKLFDGNPIYRRGQTLILTTNDEMIYYDGLDRAIEEQLGIRPEIIVFASRHSSKQRLPALTVHVTGNWGKGIYGGKDESLAIAQPAAMKLALLKMSELNDLGWTVCYEATHHGPSELEVPSFFIEIGSSEEEWVVDRAGEIIAETIIHVLENYEKVKFPVAIGIGGGHYAPKQTKRALETDLAFSHIAAKYAHPLKRELILKAIERTSGNVDAIYVDWKGSKGETRQMARALAEELGLEFIRD, from the coding sequence ATGAGGGTAATAATGACCACAAAAATCGATCTTGCATCTATGAACATAAAGGAGAGGCTCGTGGAAAACTTTGGCTTCACGGAAACAGATAAACTTTTTGACGGCAATCCCATTTACAGAAGGGGCCAAACTCTTATCCTGACAACCAACGATGAGATGATATACTACGACGGCCTCGACAGGGCCATCGAGGAGCAGCTCGGCATTAGGCCAGAAATCATAGTCTTCGCCTCCAGGCACTCAAGCAAACAAAGACTGCCGGCACTCACCGTCCACGTGACCGGAAACTGGGGCAAGGGAATATACGGCGGAAAAGATGAGAGCCTCGCCATAGCTCAGCCAGCAGCGATGAAGCTGGCACTACTGAAGATGAGTGAACTCAACGACCTGGGTTGGACCGTCTGCTACGAGGCAACCCATCACGGCCCGAGCGAGCTTGAAGTGCCGAGCTTCTTCATAGAGATAGGTTCAAGCGAGGAAGAATGGGTAGTCGACAGGGCAGGGGAGATAATAGCCGAGACGATAATCCACGTGCTTGAAAACTACGAGAAGGTCAAGTTCCCAGTTGCCATAGGAATAGGTGGAGGACACTATGCACCGAAGCAGACGAAGAGGGCCCTTGAAACTGATCTGGCGTTCAGCCATATAGCGGCGAAGTACGCTCACCCGCTCAAGAGGGAACTCATTCTAAAGGCGATAGAGAGAACCTCCGGGAACGTGGATGCTATATACGTCGATTGGAAGGGCAGCAAGGGCGAAACCAGGCAGATGGCTAGGGCGCTGGCCGAGGAACTGGGCTTGGAGTTCATACGTGACTAA
- a CDS encoding TAXI family TRAP transporter solute-binding subunit yields the protein MKKRWSALGLMLVLVLAVVAAGCTQGGGGTQTGTESKPIVQKNDEGKYEITIYTGSGPGSVYFAIGSMLAKVTNKKSKIIAAKAVTSGASVANCKAVGKGEAQVAIAQNDVTWYAWEGKFQFEGKPIKVLRAIGTLYPEPVQIVVRADSDIKTIYDLKGKKVVVGAAGSGVAATAERVLKAAGIWDEIEPVYQTFEEAAQSLVLGQVDAEFTVIAYPAPAINQIAVKVPVRILSVPDEVVQKLHDEGYPFYVKVTIPKGTYNGMDEDAQTIAVKATLIVHKDLPDEVVYELTKILYENIDDLAKAHQVAKQIDINHAFDGLMVPLHPGAIKYYEEHGITVPDKYKPKE from the coding sequence ATGAAAAAGAGATGGAGTGCCCTTGGCCTGATGTTGGTGTTGGTTCTGGCGGTTGTTGCCGCCGGCTGTACCCAGGGCGGTGGAGGAACCCAGACTGGGACCGAAAGCAAGCCGATTGTACAGAAAAACGACGAAGGAAAGTATGAAATAACAATATATACCGGTTCAGGTCCTGGTAGCGTCTATTTTGCCATAGGTTCGATGCTCGCCAAGGTTACCAACAAGAAGAGCAAGATAATAGCCGCCAAAGCCGTTACCAGTGGAGCCAGCGTTGCCAACTGTAAGGCCGTTGGAAAGGGTGAGGCTCAGGTGGCCATAGCTCAGAACGACGTTACATGGTATGCCTGGGAGGGCAAGTTCCAGTTTGAGGGTAAGCCCATAAAGGTTCTCCGTGCCATAGGCACCCTCTATCCGGAGCCGGTCCAGATAGTGGTTAGAGCAGACAGCGACATCAAGACCATCTATGACCTAAAGGGCAAGAAGGTAGTCGTCGGTGCCGCCGGAAGCGGTGTCGCTGCTACCGCCGAGAGGGTTCTCAAGGCCGCAGGAATATGGGATGAAATAGAGCCCGTTTACCAGACCTTTGAGGAAGCCGCCCAGAGCCTCGTTCTTGGCCAGGTCGATGCGGAGTTTACGGTCATAGCGTACCCGGCCCCGGCAATCAACCAGATAGCGGTTAAGGTTCCCGTTAGGATCCTCTCAGTCCCGGACGAGGTCGTTCAGAAGCTCCACGACGAGGGTTATCCGTTCTACGTTAAGGTCACCATACCGAAGGGAACCTACAACGGCATGGACGAGGATGCACAGACTATAGCCGTTAAGGCAACCCTCATCGTCCACAAAGACCTCCCGGACGAGGTGGTCTACGAGCTCACCAAGATCCTCTACGAGAACATCGATGATCTCGCCAAGGCCCACCAGGTTGCGAAGCAGATAGACATCAACCACGCTTTCGACGGTCTCATGGTTCCGCTCCACCCAGGAGCTATAAAGTACTACGAAGAGCACGGCATCACCGTTCCGGATAAGTACAAACCCAAGGAGTGA
- a CDS encoding transcription elongation factor Spt5 — protein MSEGRIFTVRVTVGQEETTAKLIYSKIKTYSLPVYAILAPSKVKGYIFVEAPNKSAVDEAIKGIRHAKGTLPGEVKFEEIEHFLEEKPAVSGFEPGDIVELIAGPFKGEKAKVVRVDEAKDEIVVELIGSIVPIPVTVRGEYVRLISKRQKE, from the coding sequence ATGAGCGAGGGCAGAATATTTACAGTACGAGTCACCGTCGGCCAGGAAGAGACCACGGCCAAGTTGATATACAGCAAGATTAAAACGTACAGCCTGCCAGTCTACGCTATACTCGCCCCATCAAAGGTAAAGGGTTATATTTTCGTCGAGGCGCCCAACAAGAGCGCCGTTGACGAGGCCATAAAGGGTATACGCCACGCAAAGGGCACCCTTCCGGGCGAGGTTAAATTTGAGGAGATAGAGCACTTCCTTGAGGAGAAACCGGCTGTCAGCGGCTTCGAACCCGGCGACATAGTCGAGCTCATTGCCGGACCGTTCAAGGGCGAGAAGGCAAAGGTCGTAAGGGTCGACGAAGCCAAGGACGAGATAGTCGTTGAACTCATAGGCTCAATCGTCCCGATTCCGGTCACGGTGAGGGGCGAATACGTTAGACTTATAAGCAAACGCCAGAAGGAGTGA
- the ftsZ gene encoding cell division protein FtsZ, with protein MLKLIEDAIERTSADLNKVPEAQVPQTDIDEELKRILEQIQAKIYVVGVGGAGCNTINRMMQVGIQGAKVIAVNTDAQDLLKVRAHKKILIGKELTRGLGAGNNPKMGEEAAKENERDIRDALEGADMVFITCGLGGGTGTGAAPVVAEIAKKMGALTVSVVTLPFTVEGIRRIKNAEYGLEKLRKNSDTVIVIPNDKLMEVAPNLPIHMAFKVADEILVQAVKGITELITKPGLVNLDFNDVRAVMKDGGVAMIGIGESDSEKRALEAAQQALNSPLLDVDISGAKGALISISGSDVKLEEAQQIIELVTSKLDPEAQVIWGIQLDEELGKMIRILIVVTGVSSPYAVAEEETLYYPEESERKVIKLDLEEL; from the coding sequence ATGCTGAAGCTGATTGAAGACGCTATCGAAAGAACCTCTGCCGACCTTAACAAGGTCCCCGAGGCCCAAGTCCCCCAGACGGACATTGATGAAGAGCTCAAGAGGATTCTTGAGCAGATACAGGCCAAGATTTATGTCGTTGGTGTCGGCGGTGCCGGCTGTAACACCATTAACAGGATGATGCAGGTTGGTATTCAGGGTGCGAAGGTCATCGCGGTTAACACCGACGCTCAGGACCTTCTCAAGGTTCGCGCTCACAAGAAGATACTCATCGGTAAGGAGCTCACCCGCGGTCTCGGAGCCGGAAACAACCCCAAGATGGGTGAGGAGGCCGCCAAGGAAAACGAGCGGGACATACGCGATGCCCTTGAAGGTGCCGACATGGTCTTCATCACCTGCGGTCTCGGAGGAGGAACCGGCACTGGTGCCGCCCCCGTGGTCGCTGAGATAGCCAAGAAAATGGGCGCCCTGACCGTCTCGGTGGTAACCCTCCCGTTCACCGTGGAGGGCATAAGGCGCATAAAGAACGCTGAATACGGCCTTGAGAAGCTCAGGAAGAACAGCGACACAGTCATAGTCATCCCGAACGACAAGCTCATGGAGGTCGCTCCCAACCTGCCGATCCACATGGCCTTCAAGGTCGCGGACGAGATACTCGTCCAGGCCGTCAAGGGCATCACCGAGCTCATCACCAAGCCAGGCCTCGTCAACCTCGACTTCAACGACGTCAGGGCCGTCATGAAGGACGGCGGCGTCGCCATGATCGGTATCGGCGAGAGCGACAGCGAGAAGAGGGCTTTAGAGGCCGCCCAGCAGGCCCTCAACAGCCCGCTCCTCGACGTGGACATAAGCGGTGCCAAGGGAGCTTTGATAAGCATCAGCGGAAGCGACGTCAAGCTTGAGGAGGCCCAGCAGATTATCGAACTCGTCACGAGCAAGCTCGACCCTGAGGCTCAGGTCATCTGGGGAATACAGCTCGACGAGGAACTCGGCAAGATGATAAGGATACTCATAGTCGTCACCGGCGTCAGTTCACCCTACGCGGTGGCGGAAGAGGAGACCCTCTACTATCCGGAGGAGTCGGAGAGAAAAGTTATTAAGCTCGACCTTGAGGAGCTTTGA
- a CDS encoding KamA family radical SAM protein: MEKQMESAISTFNVEESPWGLRQGIEHEKFLEVFEPLPEIREILLTSETLEEARERLSRFTEDLLWKYKNGELNVDAIDRWLGIEAANVFLNIISEYGEKAAGFSTLEYLWKAAKGDRHVLSIITEGFVEEFRHLFKAMAGVSGYSKGWLGPKLEAAGIKFVDFSKIKGRKAALARSEYLDKEWNYIRGYLKRYPSGLDREVIEKRKKQREQLMEYFGITEDEWFDYKWQFSHVLKREKGLETLRELNELGIVKVPEDDLKQVELAVKYHIPWGITPYYLHLWDFQEPYRYDRQVRRQVMPPDWYMRNMIIHREDREYYFDFMGEHDTSPIDLVTRRYVTIAILKAYDTCPQICVYCQRNWEVLEPFMAGSFPGWDKIEEALNWFAEHDSMMDVLITGGDPLALSDKIIDKIMSRFAEMDHVVNIRWGSRIFVTVPMRITESLAEILGSYIEPGKRNVSISTHVESAYEVTPEMGEAAYKVRRQGIYIYNQLVYQRNVSRRFENVALRIALKKVGIDPYYTFYPKGKIEQKDYLVPIARVVQERKEEARLLPGQFRPDEPVFNVPRMGKNHLRAWQDRELVGIRPDGSRIYLMHPWEKGISETKLYTYPDVPIKEYLEYLESIGEDPNDYWTIWYYY; encoded by the coding sequence ATGGAGAAACAGATGGAAAGCGCCATTTCCACGTTTAACGTGGAGGAATCCCCCTGGGGACTCAGACAGGGGATAGAGCACGAAAAGTTTCTGGAGGTGTTCGAGCCCCTCCCCGAAATCAGGGAAATCCTGCTCACCAGCGAAACCCTCGAAGAAGCAAGGGAGAGACTATCCAGGTTCACGGAGGATCTTCTTTGGAAATACAAAAACGGAGAACTCAATGTTGATGCAATTGACAGATGGCTAGGAATCGAGGCGGCAAACGTCTTCCTCAACATAATCTCTGAGTACGGGGAAAAGGCCGCTGGATTCAGCACTCTTGAGTATCTCTGGAAGGCTGCAAAGGGGGACAGACACGTCCTGAGCATAATAACCGAGGGCTTCGTTGAAGAGTTCAGGCACTTATTTAAGGCAATGGCCGGCGTGAGCGGCTATTCCAAGGGCTGGCTCGGGCCTAAACTTGAAGCGGCAGGTATCAAATTCGTTGATTTCAGCAAAATAAAGGGAAGGAAAGCGGCCCTTGCCCGCTCTGAGTATCTGGACAAGGAATGGAACTATATCAGGGGTTATCTCAAGAGGTATCCAAGTGGCCTCGACAGGGAGGTAATCGAGAAGAGGAAGAAGCAGAGAGAACAGCTTATGGAGTACTTTGGAATAACCGAGGACGAGTGGTTCGACTATAAGTGGCAGTTCTCCCACGTCCTCAAAAGGGAAAAGGGCCTCGAAACTCTCAGAGAGCTCAATGAACTCGGCATCGTCAAGGTTCCGGAGGATGACCTTAAACAGGTGGAACTGGCCGTCAAGTATCATATCCCATGGGGTATAACCCCATACTACCTTCACCTCTGGGACTTCCAGGAGCCGTATCGCTACGACCGTCAGGTTAGGCGGCAGGTGATGCCCCCAGACTGGTACATGAGGAACATGATAATTCACCGCGAGGACAGGGAGTACTACTTCGACTTTATGGGGGAGCATGACACATCTCCGATAGACCTCGTTACGAGAAGGTACGTCACAATAGCGATTCTCAAGGCCTACGACACCTGCCCGCAGATATGTGTTTACTGCCAGAGGAACTGGGAGGTTCTTGAGCCTTTCATGGCAGGTTCCTTCCCCGGATGGGACAAGATTGAGGAGGCCCTAAACTGGTTTGCGGAGCACGACTCGATGATGGACGTTCTCATAACCGGCGGTGATCCTTTGGCTCTGAGCGACAAGATAATCGACAAGATAATGTCTAGATTCGCCGAGATGGACCACGTAGTCAACATCCGCTGGGGCAGCAGGATATTCGTGACGGTCCCAATGAGGATAACCGAGAGCCTGGCCGAGATACTCGGCTCCTACATTGAGCCTGGGAAGAGGAACGTCTCCATATCCACCCACGTGGAGAGCGCCTACGAGGTCACGCCGGAGATGGGGGAGGCTGCCTACAAGGTGAGACGTCAGGGTATTTACATCTACAACCAGCTGGTCTATCAGAGGAACGTGAGCAGGCGCTTCGAGAACGTTGCCCTCAGGATAGCGCTGAAGAAGGTGGGCATTGATCCGTACTACACCTTCTACCCGAAGGGCAAGATAGAGCAGAAGGACTACCTCGTGCCCATAGCCAGGGTCGTCCAGGAGAGAAAGGAGGAGGCAAGGCTCCTGCCTGGACAGTTCAGGCCGGACGAGCCCGTCTTCAACGTCCCGAGGATGGGTAAGAACCACCTCCGCGCTTGGCAGGACAGGGAACTCGTCGGAATAAGGCCGGACGGAAGCAGGATATACCTAATGCACCCGTGGGAGAAGGGCATCAGCGAGACCAAGCTGTACACCTATCCGGACGTTCCCATCAAAGAGTACCTCGAATACCTTGAGAGCATCGGCGAAGATCCGAACGATTACTGGACTATCTGGTACTACTACTGA
- a CDS encoding DUF1850 domain-containing protein yields MRKLFLFLFLPIVLLLLPVSTVGIEFDGDVCYYHMSGNSTLEVHYTHSVSLTKVVDVYSVSRDGLYFIQERWQEFLAGQPIDFDYRDGPFYVKNVREYLGNSWEYWFIPVNNVTITIDGDVAFRQPGNEGVLEIRVGRAPLILSILRGC; encoded by the coding sequence TTGAGGAAACTCTTTCTTTTTTTGTTTCTGCCAATCGTTCTGCTACTTCTTCCCGTTTCCACAGTTGGGATAGAATTTGATGGGGATGTGTGTTATTATCACATGAGCGGCAACTCTACCCTTGAAGTCCACTATACCCACAGTGTATCACTGACCAAGGTTGTTGATGTGTACAGTGTCTCCAGAGATGGCCTCTATTTTATCCAAGAGCGATGGCAGGAATTTTTGGCGGGGCAACCTATAGATTTCGACTACAGGGACGGTCCGTTTTACGTGAAGAACGTCAGGGAGTATCTGGGGAACTCTTGGGAGTACTGGTTCATTCCAGTCAACAACGTCACCATAACCATAGACGGGGACGTCGCCTTCAGACAGCCTGGAAATGAGGGAGTACTTGAGATACGGGTGGGGAGAGCCCCTCTCATCTTGTCGATCCTTAGGGGGTGTTGA
- a CDS encoding protein translocase SEC61 complex subunit gamma: MATTTEKLKSFFAESRRVLMVTKKPGMKEFKMAAKITGIGMVLIGLIGLVIRLFGYLITGS, translated from the coding sequence GTGGCAACAACCACGGAAAAGCTTAAAAGCTTCTTCGCGGAGTCGCGGAGGGTTTTGATGGTCACTAAAAAGCCGGGAATGAAGGAATTTAAGATGGCAGCGAAGATTACCGGCATCGGAATGGTCTTAATCGGCCTCATAGGCCTTGTTATTCGTCTGTTCGGCTACCTCATCACTGGCTCCTGA
- a CDS encoding RNA ligase partner protein: MRFVLDTSIFVNPEIRDRFGGSPTEAMRTFLGYAERLFGKVEFYMPPGIYREVMHFVDEEELLPEIELYVIKKPPNVHDIKIPAFVVYELIDDIRRRIDKGLRVAEKAVRESVIETDNVDKIIQKLRRNYRKALREGIVDSKEDFELILLAKELDATIVSADVGILTWAQKMGIKWIDAANFRDVLEGLVEKMG, encoded by the coding sequence ATGAGGTTCGTCCTTGATACGAGCATCTTCGTAAACCCAGAGATACGGGACAGGTTCGGTGGCTCCCCAACTGAGGCCATGAGGACCTTTCTGGGCTACGCCGAGAGGCTCTTCGGGAAGGTGGAGTTCTACATGCCCCCCGGCATCTACCGCGAGGTTATGCACTTCGTTGATGAAGAAGAACTCCTCCCGGAGATTGAACTCTACGTGATTAAGAAGCCCCCCAACGTCCACGACATCAAGATTCCTGCCTTTGTGGTCTACGAGCTGATAGATGACATCAGGAGGAGGATAGACAAGGGACTCCGCGTCGCCGAGAAAGCCGTCCGCGAGAGCGTCATTGAGACTGACAACGTGGACAAGATAATCCAGAAACTGAGGAGGAACTATCGAAAGGCCCTCAGAGAGGGCATCGTTGACAGCAAGGAAGACTTTGAACTTATATTGTTAGCAAAAGAGCTTGATGCGACTATAGTTTCCGCTGACGTTGGCATACTCACATGGGCGCAGAAGATGGGCATCAAGTGGATAGATGCCGCCAACTTCAGGGACGTCCTGGAAGGCCTCGTTGAGAAAATGGGCTGA
- a CDS encoding 50S ribosomal protein L11 — translation MAQVVEVLVEGGKASPGPPLGPAIGPLGLNVKQVVDEINKATKDFEGMQVPVKIIVTDPKKKTFEIEVGVPPVSQLIKKEIGAPKGSSEPGHSPVGNLTMEQVIRIAKAKQEQMLAADLKAAAKEVIGTALSMGVTVEGKDPREVQKEIDEGVYDEIFAKEE, via the coding sequence ATGGCACAGGTTGTTGAGGTGCTCGTTGAGGGAGGAAAGGCTTCACCCGGACCCCCGCTCGGTCCCGCCATTGGTCCGCTTGGACTCAACGTCAAGCAGGTCGTTGACGAGATAAACAAGGCCACCAAGGACTTTGAGGGGATGCAGGTTCCCGTCAAGATCATCGTCACCGACCCGAAGAAGAAGACCTTCGAGATAGAGGTCGGTGTCCCGCCGGTCAGCCAGCTCATCAAGAAAGAGATAGGCGCCCCAAAGGGCTCCAGCGAGCCTGGTCACAGCCCGGTCGGGAACCTGACCATGGAACAGGTAATCAGGATAGCGAAGGCCAAGCAGGAACAGATGCTCGCTGCCGACCTCAAGGCCGCAGCGAAGGAGGTCATCGGCACTGCCCTCAGCATGGGCGTTACGGTTGAAGGCAAGGATCCCCGTGAAGTCCAGAAAGAGATTGACGAAGGCGTTTACGACGAGATTTTCGCAAAAGAAGAGTGA
- a CDS encoding class III signal peptide-containing protein, with product MRRGQAAIEYLFMVAAALLIVLTVVRILGKLSKSVAEQNERTSREIVNILNQMTGSGESNTSIGAE from the coding sequence ATGCGGAGAGGACAGGCTGCAATTGAATACCTTTTCATGGTGGCCGCCGCTCTGCTGATAGTGCTCACAGTAGTTCGGATACTCGGTAAGCTCTCAAAATCAGTGGCAGAACAGAACGAGAGAACTTCTCGGGAAATTGTGAATATCTTGAACCAAATGACGGGCAGTGGAGAGAGTAACACTTCGATCGGCGCAGAGTGA